A portion of the Macaca mulatta isolate MMU2019108-1 chromosome 2, T2T-MMU8v2.0, whole genome shotgun sequence genome contains these proteins:
- the LOC114676316 gene encoding LOW QUALITY PROTEIN: small ribosomal subunit protein uS9 (The sequence of the model RefSeq protein was modified relative to this genomic sequence to represent the inferred CDS: inserted 5 bases in 3 codons; deleted 1 base in 1 codon; substituted 2 bases at 2 genomic stop codons), which yields MLSKGSLQFVQVFRCKKTATAVAHCKHSNXKVNGRPLEMIELYTLIYELLEPVLLLDKGXFAGMDXVHVKGGDHMAWIYXLSISLALKPXCPITRSIWMSFPRRRSKTKSKTFSYSMTGPCWWLTSTTTNPKNRETLVPMLPTRNPTNKPIMRTGVYLYDKQCLRDFLKNR from the exons ATGCTTTCCAAGGGCTCATTGCAGTTTGTGCAGGTCTTCAGATGCAAGAAGACAGCCACAGCTGTGGCACACTGCAAACACAGCAA CAAGGTGAATGGGCGGCCCCTGGAGATGATCGAGCTGTACACACTGATATACGAGCTGCTGGAACCAGTTCTGCTTCTGGACAAGGGGTGATTTGCTGGTATGG ATGTCCATGTGAAAGGTGGTGATCACATGGCCTGGATATA GCTGTCCATCAGTCTAGCTCTAAAGCCCTGATGTCCTATTACCAGAAGTATATGGATGAGTTTTCCAAGGAGGAGATCAAAGACAAAG TCAAAGACATTCTCATACAGTATGACTGGACCCTGCTGGTGGCTGACCTCCACCACCACTAATCCAAAAAATCGAGAGACCCTGGTACCCATGCTTCCTACCAGAAATCCTACCAATAAGCCCATCATGAGAACTGGGGTTTACTTGTATGATAAACAATGtttgagagattttttaaaaaatagatga